TCGTCAAGATCCCCCGCGAGCCCGGCCACCCCGGCAAGGGCAACTACTGGACACTGGACCCGGCGGCCGAGGACATGTTCGACAACGGCAGCTTCCTGCGGCGAAGGAAGCGCTTCAAGCGCACCGACATCACCACCTACCCCGGCTACATGCAGAACTCCAGCGCCTTcaccccgccgcccgccgcccgccccgtgGCGCCCGCTGCGCCCTACCCCAACGCCCTCTGCTCGCCCGGCTACGGCCCCCAGCTCTCCGGCGCCGTTTTCCATCCTTACGGGGCCGGAGCGGCCCCGCAGGCTCAGCACCCCAGGATGTTCAGCATCGACAGCCTCATCAGCGGGCAGCAGGCCCTGCAGCCCTCGCCGCCCGCCGAGCTGGGCCACCCCTCGTTGGGTTTATCCGGGGCTGAGCTTGCCCCCAGCTGCTCCGCTGGTGCCTCCGAGCCTCCCTGCTTCCAGCCTCAGCCCGTCAGCCCCGGCTTGCTGGGCCGGCCCGGCCCCAACGCCTTGCCTTACCCCTACGCCGCCTCGCCTCCCCACCTGCCCGTGGGGCAGGGCGGCTATTCGCCCGGCAGCCCGCAGCTCTACGGGGCTCCCAGCAGGCTGGCCCTGCCCGCCGTGCGCCCCACAGCCTGCGCCGAGCACGGcgagcagctcctggggctccCCGCCTCGTCGCCCCTCGGCCAGTTCGGCTCCAGCAACGCCTACGTCAGGCAGCCCAATTTCCCCGCCGGCCTCGAGCGGTACATgtgatggggctgggggggcacggACGGGTGCCCCGAGGTGGCCGTGGGCACGGCCGGACACACGGATGCTGCCCCGTGGTGGGATCGgctgggtggggtgggggggtcctgGTCTTCGGCTGCGTATGGACACAAAGCCACGTGCACGGTGCAGGGGGGCAAAATCCTCTCTTTCCCAGCTGATTTTTAACTGGAGAGAAGGG
This Cygnus olor isolate bCygOlo1 chromosome 8, bCygOlo1.pri.v2, whole genome shotgun sequence DNA region includes the following protein-coding sequences:
- the FOXE3 gene encoding forkhead box protein E3, yielding MCTLPAPGPAASPGSPGPPRGSPPSCQAPPVKPEPRGGGGSPPAPLPPPLPPEEPPPAAGGRRRKRPVQRGKPPYSYIALIAMAIANAAERKLTLGGIYKFITERFPFYRENPKKWQNSIRHNLTLNDCFVKIPREPGHPGKGNYWTLDPAAEDMFDNGSFLRRRKRFKRTDITTYPGYMQNSSAFTPPPAARPVAPAAPYPNALCSPGYGPQLSGAVFHPYGAGAAPQAQHPRMFSIDSLISGQQALQPSPPAELGHPSLGLSGAELAPSCSAGASEPPCFQPQPVSPGLLGRPGPNALPYPYAASPPHLPVGQGGYSPGSPQLYGAPSRLALPAVRPTACAEHGEQLLGLPASSPLGQFGSSNAYVRQPNFPAGLERYM